A region from the Wolbachia endosymbiont (group A) of Rhinocyllus conicus genome encodes:
- a CDS encoding helix-turn-helix domain-containing protein: MAKRTTISIRYKIAQNIRSWILKRKYTQKDLANKTGIEYYTLLRYVKGKCGIPTEKLKRIAKALSVPISNLLPPSREDSCFDKDKAQETYDFMGKYMKTIN; encoded by the coding sequence ATGGCAAAACGTACTACTATCTCCATAAGGTACAAAATAGCACAAAATATAAGAAGCTGGATATTAAAGCGGAAATATACCCAAAAAGATTTAGCAAATAAAACAGGTATAGAATACTATACGCTGCTAAGGTATGTAAAAGGAAAATGTGGCATTCCAACTGAAAAGTTAAAACGTATAGCAAAGGCATTGTCAGTTCCTATTAGTAATCTACTTCCTCCATCAAGAGAAGACAGTTGTTTTGATAAAGATAAGGCGCAAGAGACGTACGATTTCATGGGAAAATACATGAAAACGATAAATTAA
- a CDS encoding leucine-rich repeat domain-containing protein — protein MLHLNDNKISDEGAKALANGKLTSFTSLNLGKNNISDEGVKELSKLTNLTSLNLSNNNIGDEGVKELSKLTNLTSLNLSFSCIFP, from the coding sequence TTGCTTCACTTAAATGATAACAAAATTAGTGATGAAGGTGCGAAAGCTTTAGCTAATGGTAAGCTTACAAGTTTTACTTCACTTAACTTGGGAAAAAATAATATTAGTGATGAAGGTGTAAAAGAATTATCTAAGCTTACAAATCTTACTTCACTTAATTTATCGAATAACAATATTGGTGATGAAGGTGTAAAAGAATTATCTAAGCTTACAAATCTTACTTCACTTAATTTATCGTTTTCATGTATTTTCCCATGA
- a CDS encoding uracil-DNA glycosylase family protein, with protein sequence MSNEDLELLKFYHEVGVDCTLTEGEGEKKLESKEGVQPSVIQTGTQKKDADTRWGDTKDGKDMFPSDWIIEARKLASKCSSVDELRSAVESFEGCEIKKTATNTVFSDGNPNAKIMLVGEAPGANEDLQGIPFCGASGMLLDKMLNAINLDRTKVYISNTVFWRPPGNRKPTDLELDMCRPFVEKHVALVSPQILILVGGIACYSLLDSTKTISNLRGRFHTYTNQYLSHSITTAAIFHPAYLLRQPMQKRLAWEDLKKIREYLNNTNNCTNT encoded by the coding sequence ATGAGCAATGAAGACCTAGAATTATTAAAATTTTACCATGAAGTGGGCGTTGATTGCACACTAACAGAGGGTGAAGGGGAAAAAAAGTTGGAGAGCAAAGAGGGTGTGCAACCCTCTGTTATCCAAACCGGGACCCAGAAGAAAGATGCAGATACGCGCTGGGGTGACACTAAAGATGGAAAAGACATGTTTCCAAGTGATTGGATAATTGAAGCAAGGAAACTTGCAAGTAAATGTAGTAGTGTGGATGAACTAAGAAGTGCAGTTGAATCATTTGAAGGTTGTGAGATAAAAAAAACTGCAACTAATACTGTTTTTTCCGATGGTAATCCAAACGCAAAAATTATGCTCGTTGGTGAAGCTCCAGGAGCAAATGAAGACCTTCAAGGCATACCATTTTGTGGTGCAAGTGGAATGTTGCTCGATAAAATGTTAAATGCAATCAATCTTGATCGCACTAAGGTATACATAAGCAATACCGTATTTTGGCGCCCACCTGGCAATAGAAAGCCAACCGACCTAGAGCTTGATATGTGCAGACCATTTGTTGAGAAGCATGTTGCACTGGTTTCACCGCAAATTCTAATTTTGGTCGGGGGAATTGCGTGTTATAGCCTTCTTGACAGCACAAAAACTATATCGAATTTGCGTGGTAGATTTCATACGTACACTAACCAATATTTATCTCACTCAATCACTACAGCTGCTATATTTCACCCAGCTTACCTACTGCGTCAGCCAATGCAAAAACGTTTAGCCTGGGAGGATTTAAAGAAGATTAGGGAGTATCTTAATAATACCAATAACTGTACGAATACTTAA
- the def gene encoding peptide deformylase, which produces MSILPIVIAPDERLITRASEVTDINDKIKELVNDMFEAVYDAEGLGLAAVQVGVLRRVFVMDIQLSRAEDEPVGYESTGKFYMINPEITELSDEQVILKEGCLSIPEQSYEIKRPKYLTVKYKDLNNEEQTLKACGWLARCIQHELDHLNGILYIRHLSKLKYDMAMKKAQKVKKHYEQ; this is translated from the coding sequence ATGTCCATATTACCAATTGTAATTGCCCCTGATGAAAGACTAATCACACGTGCCAGTGAAGTAACAGATATAAACGATAAAATTAAAGAATTAGTAAACGACATGTTCGAAGCTGTGTACGATGCAGAAGGTCTTGGCCTTGCTGCAGTGCAAGTTGGAGTGCTGAGGAGAGTTTTTGTTATGGACATTCAGCTCTCTCGAGCTGAAGACGAGCCAGTAGGGTATGAATCGACTGGCAAATTTTACATGATTAACCCTGAAATTACGGAATTATCCGATGAACAAGTAATTCTCAAAGAAGGGTGCCTTTCAATTCCAGAGCAAAGCTATGAAATTAAGCGTCCAAAATATTTGACTGTGAAATATAAGGATTTAAATAATGAGGAACAGACGCTAAAAGCTTGCGGCTGGCTCGCAAGGTGTATTCAGCATGAGCTAGATCACTTAAATGGCATATTATATATTAGACATTTATCTAAATTAAAGTATGATATGGCCATGAAAAAAGCACAAAAGGTTAAAAAGCATTATGAGCAATGA
- the ftsA gene encoding cell division protein FtsA, with amino-acid sequence MYSAVIAKPKRNVFAVLDIGTTKIICLIVKINGNFSYKVTGTGYKIAEGVNGGSITNVKHANYSISSTIGLAEQVSEETIDQIYVNIAGCGISSFNVHNEIIAANHEISDRDIKRVVFQTFEKYIEENVIIHNIPLKYHLDDMTDIKEVGGLYGKRLSADVNVVTASRPALTNIENCITNNGGLNMAGCIASAYSAGLACLSEDEKELGTAIVDIGGGCTAIGIFKRGKLVYASSVPIGGVHITRDIAYGLCTSIERAEYIKILYGSTIVTSIDENEYITVQNSENDEPTQVFKSELINIIRPRVEEILEMVREQFQEQKDPINKVVITGGTSQLTSMKEIAGYIFNKQVRIGCPESCSGLDGEYDKNPVFSAAIGSIKLIVDTFYKNNSGMLGQDGKISKLYHWVKSKVTV; translated from the coding sequence ATGTACTCTGCAGTAATAGCAAAACCAAAGAGAAACGTTTTTGCTGTTTTAGACATAGGTACAACAAAGATTATTTGTCTAATCGTTAAAATAAATGGCAACTTCAGCTATAAAGTAACAGGAACGGGCTATAAGATTGCAGAAGGTGTAAACGGTGGGTCGATAACTAATGTAAAACACGCAAATTACTCCATCTCATCAACTATAGGTTTAGCTGAGCAAGTGTCAGAGGAAACTATAGACCAGATATATGTGAACATTGCTGGATGTGGCATCTCATCTTTTAATGTACATAATGAAATCATTGCAGCTAATCATGAAATTTCTGACCGGGATATAAAACGTGTAGTTTTTCAGACGTTTGAGAAATATATTGAAGAAAATGTTATCATTCACAATATACCACTGAAATATCACTTAGATGACATGACTGACATAAAAGAAGTTGGTGGATTGTACGGAAAAAGACTATCTGCTGATGTTAATGTTGTCACTGCTTCGCGTCCAGCGCTTACCAATATTGAAAACTGTATTACCAATAATGGTGGATTAAATATGGCAGGTTGTATTGCTTCTGCATATTCTGCAGGTCTTGCCTGTCTGAGTGAAGATGAAAAAGAGCTCGGGACTGCTATTGTTGATATAGGCGGTGGGTGCACTGCAATTGGAATTTTCAAAAGAGGGAAACTTGTGTATGCAAGCAGCGTTCCAATTGGTGGCGTTCATATCACTCGAGATATTGCTTACGGGCTATGCACAAGCATAGAACGTGCAGAGTATATAAAAATACTGTATGGTAGCACTATCGTAACTTCAATAGATGAGAACGAATATATTACAGTCCAAAATAGTGAAAATGATGAACCTACTCAAGTATTTAAATCTGAGCTTATTAACATCATAAGACCAAGAGTTGAAGAAATACTTGAAATGGTAAGAGAGCAATTTCAAGAGCAGAAAGATCCAATTAATAAAGTAGTGATCACAGGTGGAACTAGTCAACTCACAAGCATGAAGGAAATTGCAGGCTATATATTCAATAAGCAAGTTCGAATTGGGTGCCCTGAGTCTTGTAGCGGTCTTGATGGCGAATATGATAAAAATCCTGTATTTTCTGCTGCTATAGGTTCTATAAAGCTAATAGTTGACACTTTTTATAAGAATAACTCTGGAATGCTCGGTCAAGATGGTAAAATAAGTAAGTTGTACCATTGGGTTAAATCAAAAGTTACAGTCTAG
- the map gene encoding type I methionyl aminopeptidase, giving the protein MNITIHSQEDFEFMRKAGRLAAETLDFIAPYVKVGVTTNELNDLCHDFIINAGAIPAPLNYRGYPKSICTSKNAVVCHGVPDDKTLKDGDILNIDVTVILNGWHGDTSRMFWVGKPSIKAKRLCDATYHALMEAIKQVKPGNKLNEIGLAIEQYIRDFGYSIVRSYCGHGIGKVFHAPPNVVHFYDQDENLILKEGMFFTIEPMINAGKHETLLSKLDDWTVTTRDLSLSAQFEHTLGVTKDGAEIFTLSPKNWHFPPYN; this is encoded by the coding sequence ATGAACATAACTATACACTCACAAGAAGATTTTGAATTTATGCGCAAGGCTGGCAGGCTTGCTGCTGAAACTCTTGATTTCATTGCACCGTACGTAAAGGTAGGGGTGACAACTAATGAGTTAAATGATCTATGTCATGATTTTATAATTAATGCAGGTGCAATTCCAGCACCACTAAACTATAGGGGGTATCCAAAATCGATTTGCACTTCAAAAAATGCAGTTGTGTGCCATGGTGTTCCCGATGATAAAACGCTTAAAGATGGAGATATTTTAAATATTGATGTCACGGTGATTTTAAATGGTTGGCATGGTGATACAAGTCGCATGTTTTGGGTTGGCAAGCCATCAATAAAAGCAAAACGTTTGTGTGACGCTACTTATCATGCATTGATGGAAGCAATTAAACAAGTTAAACCCGGCAATAAGTTAAATGAAATAGGGCTTGCTATAGAGCAATATATTAGAGATTTTGGATATTCTATCGTACGCAGCTACTGCGGACATGGTATAGGAAAAGTCTTTCATGCTCCACCAAATGTAGTGCATTTCTATGATCAAGATGAAAATCTCATCTTGAAGGAAGGTATGTTTTTTACAATAGAGCCAATGATTAATGCTGGAAAACATGAGACTCTGCTCAGTAAACTCGATGACTGGACAGTTACAACACGCGATCTTTCACTTTCTGCTCAATTTGAACATACGCTCGGAGTAACTAAAGATGGTGCTGAAATATTCACATTATCACCTAAAAATTGGCACTTCCCACCATATAATTAG
- a CDS encoding MFS transporter, translated as MQQITKVIFSSLICNTLLWYDHMLFGHLINIIGGVFFPSDDQLTSVLKAFGVFAVGFLMRPVGAAIFGHIGDKHGRRVALLLSIILMTLSTVLIAFVPGYQSIGILASMLVVCLRLLQGISLGGEAGNAPFLIEHAPKNKKGFFGSIEVLSAIFGSVLSLIAVLICKKVSDFESWGWRLPFIFSLAMGLISIYMRYILDESPEYKRQKNPSKLPLKELLNSYKKPFLISVGVDIVENSSLYIYLVFFNVLTSTINTHFNHMVEILSQIALGGLTILFAILSDKVGREKVMKFAFIAFVIVSYPVFSMLCSGNYLLTFTAHILFIIPIAASLGPVSAFMCELFPTKVRYSGFGLSRNIAAGFFGGLAPFICTTIIKVTGQETSASFYMIFCALIGLVAISQIKD; from the coding sequence ATGCAGCAAATAACAAAAGTAATATTTTCAAGTTTGATTTGTAACACTTTATTGTGGTATGACCACATGCTTTTTGGCCACTTAATAAACATAATAGGTGGTGTGTTTTTTCCATCGGATGATCAACTAACCAGCGTATTGAAGGCTTTTGGAGTGTTTGCAGTGGGTTTCTTAATGAGACCAGTCGGCGCTGCTATATTTGGTCACATTGGTGATAAGCATGGCAGAAGAGTTGCCTTATTGCTCTCGATTATATTAATGACTTTATCAACTGTATTAATTGCTTTTGTTCCAGGTTATCAAAGCATTGGAATACTAGCGTCAATGCTGGTAGTTTGTTTAAGATTATTGCAGGGTATATCCCTTGGAGGAGAAGCAGGAAATGCACCATTTTTAATAGAACACGCTCCTAAAAACAAAAAAGGATTTTTTGGCAGCATTGAAGTATTAAGCGCAATTTTTGGTTCAGTATTAAGCCTGATAGCAGTACTCATATGCAAAAAAGTATCTGATTTTGAATCTTGGGGGTGGAGATTACCTTTCATTTTCAGTTTAGCAATGGGATTAATCAGCATATATATGAGATATATACTTGATGAAAGCCCAGAGTATAAAAGACAGAAAAATCCATCTAAACTGCCATTAAAAGAGTTATTGAATAGCTATAAAAAACCTTTTCTGATATCAGTTGGGGTTGATATAGTTGAAAACTCATCTCTTTACATATATCTGGTATTTTTCAATGTGCTTACATCAACAATAAATACTCATTTTAACCATATGGTAGAAATACTGAGTCAAATTGCGCTCGGAGGATTGACAATATTGTTTGCAATACTTTCTGATAAGGTAGGAAGAGAAAAAGTTATGAAATTTGCATTTATAGCTTTTGTAATAGTGAGTTATCCAGTTTTCTCAATGTTATGTAGTGGCAATTACTTACTCACTTTTACGGCACATATTCTTTTTATAATTCCAATAGCTGCATCGCTTGGTCCTGTCAGTGCATTTATGTGTGAATTATTTCCAACAAAGGTTCGGTACAGCGGATTTGGCTTGTCAAGAAATATAGCTGCTGGATTTTTTGGTGGCCTTGCACCATTTATATGCACAACAATTATCAAAGTTACAGGACAAGAGACTTCAGCTAGTTTTTACATGATTTTCTGTGCATTAATTGGGCTAGTTGCTATATCGCAAATTAAGGATTAG
- the rsmH gene encoding 16S rRNA (cytosine(1402)-N(4))-methyltransferase RsmH encodes MTHTPVLLKEMLSLLSPQDGGIYVDATFGAGGYSKAILESADCKVYAIDRDETVTKFYDDLSVRYPDRIKLFIEKFSNIKSILSSVEPSPVIPVLDTGKNNWSRAGMKSNGVDGVVFDIGVSSMQLDNGDRGFSFLHDGPLDMSMDNSSYINASTFVNALREEEIANTIYNYGGEHHSRKIARAIVSARKKKTIKITFELANIVRSVVFRGKSKIDPATRTFQAIRIWVNDELGELERGIKAASEILNENGKLIVVTFHSLEDRIVKTFFKDLCEPRSTDCKTFSLLNKKVIKASIEEVSANPRSRSAKLRAIQKLS; translated from the coding sequence ATGACACACACTCCAGTTTTGTTAAAAGAGATGCTATCACTACTATCACCGCAGGATGGTGGTATATACGTGGACGCCACATTTGGAGCTGGAGGGTATAGCAAAGCAATATTGGAGTCAGCTGATTGCAAGGTATATGCAATTGATAGAGATGAAACGGTAACTAAGTTTTATGATGATTTAAGCGTTAGATATCCCGATAGAATAAAACTATTCATTGAGAAGTTTAGTAATATTAAAAGTATACTAAGCAGCGTTGAGCCATCTCCTGTCATCCCAGTACTTGATACTGGAAAAAATAACTGGTCACGCGCTGGAATGAAATCAAACGGAGTGGATGGGGTGGTTTTTGACATCGGAGTTTCATCTATGCAGCTTGATAACGGAGATAGAGGGTTCTCATTTTTACATGATGGTCCACTCGATATGAGCATGGATAACTCTTCTTATATAAACGCTTCAACGTTTGTTAACGCTTTACGTGAAGAAGAAATTGCAAATACTATATATAACTACGGAGGAGAGCATCATTCTCGCAAAATCGCAAGAGCAATAGTAAGTGCACGGAAGAAGAAAACTATCAAAATTACATTTGAGCTTGCGAACATTGTACGTTCTGTGGTGTTCCGTGGAAAAAGCAAAATTGATCCTGCAACCAGAACATTTCAGGCAATCAGAATATGGGTAAACGATGAGCTGGGAGAACTTGAGAGGGGCATTAAAGCTGCATCTGAAATTTTAAATGAGAATGGCAAATTAATTGTTGTCACCTTTCATTCTTTGGAAGATCGTATAGTCAAAACTTTTTTTAAAGATCTATGTGAGCCAAGATCTACTGATTGTAAGACATTCTCTCTTCTAAATAAAAAAGTGATCAAAGCAAGTATAGAAGAAGTAAGTGCAAATCCGCGTTCACGCTCAGCAAAACTAAGAGCTATACAGAAGTTGTCATGA
- a CDS encoding ETC complex I subunit codes for MGIDDKVVFRIYKPTKTATQSGLGNTNLWHLKIESGSYYIEPLMGWVGSKDPKKQIVLKFDSLEKAVFYAKKRNVKYVIEMPKNVKRLPKSYASNFILK; via the coding sequence TTTTAGGATTTATAAACCAACAAAAACTGCAACACAATCTGGTTTAGGTAATACAAATCTCTGGCACCTAAAAATTGAATCTGGTTCTTACTACATTGAACCTTTAATGGGGTGGGTTGGCTCAAAAGATCCAAAAAAACAGATTGTATTAAAGTTTGATTCTCTTGAAAAAGCAGTATTCTACGCAAAAAAACGCAACGTTAAATACGTAATTGAAATGCCAAAAAATGTTAAGAGGCTGCCAAAATCTTACGCAAGCAATTTCATACTAAAGTAA